Genomic DNA from Lactuca sativa cultivar Salinas chromosome 8, Lsat_Salinas_v11, whole genome shotgun sequence:
AGGATAACTTGTGTGTTGGAGCGAGTTTGTTAATTATATATTTTCGACACCATCTTTAAACTTTTTATTAGGTAGGGGACAGTTTCTGTAACTTTATGAAACACATGAATGAATTCTATAACTTTGCTTAAACAGTGATACATCTGTAACTTTTTTGAAGTATAGGAACCATTTTACAAAACCTTTATTATGTAGGGACTATTTATGTGATTTTATAGAGGATACGTACCATTTCTATAATGTTTCTATTAAGGAGGGATTTATTATGGACAAAACTCTTTCTTCCTTCaaatatagacaaaaaaaaaTGCACTGGTCTCTCCTAAATACGCCCCAAAATTGAAATTCTTCCTTTACCCTTGACCGTGTTTTTTTTTGCatcaatttatttttatttttcttttcttttttaaactGGGGTGTTTGGATTGAATTACAGAAAGGAAGGATTTGACGGGAATGAAGCTGATAGTTGGGTTGTAGAAGCCCTTGACATGCCCAAGGAAAGTGCACATAAAGTGTTTGTAGAAATGCACAAGAGAGAACACGAGGTGAGTATGAGCTCTACAGAAGTCAGCACGAGCTTTCACAGGTTTATCTCCATGGAATTGTTTAAAGTTTGTCTTTGAGGTTCCTTTGGTACTCTGGGGATTGCATGAGAAAATATTTATCGTACACTCTGTTTGCAGGTTTATCTACccgtaattatatatatatatatgtgtatatttaCTGTTAATAGTTCCTTTAGTGCTAATTCTCTGGTGCTGTTAAAGCTTTCCTCAATATATGACAAATGATAGGAGAGTAAATTCCCTTTTTtcttatatattattaataaacaTCTTAAATATAATCTATGCTAAAGGTTACATATTTTAATGATAATGCtagcaatgttttttttttttttttttttttttttttttttttgctttagtGACTCTgcagaaatagcaatgtacttttgttaTTTATATGTTTCTAATAGGATCTTATATTAATATCGATCGTGAAGATATATTAATAATTGTTATAAGTTATAGATTCTGTTTATATTCTAAATTTTTAAGTTTATATATAAAATGCAATAATGGTATGAAGTATTATTTGAAATGGAATGgagaaaaaaataattaaaaagtgAAAAGTGAAACCTATACTATGCTGTTGGTGGATTGTAGGGACCATAGTCCCATTTTGCAAAAAAGAAAAAGAGCCAACTTATGTGAAAGGCCTCAATTCCATCTCCTTTATGACAAAGAAAATTTAAAAGGGTCCAAATAATTCACAGAATTTGCAAAACTGCTCTCTACTGTTTGTCTTAATTCAAAACTTCAATACAGAATACAACTGTCCTTCAAGAGGGGAAGAAACAAGATGTCATATGCAAATATCCAGATGTTCATGGAAAAGTTGAAGCAGCTGATGTACTGCAATGATATTCCAGTGATCAACAACCCATCAATCATATGTGAAAGGCCTCAATTCCAAATTCTTTATGAAGAGCTTGACTCCACGATCCAAACCATTTTCAACCACGAAGACCAAGATCTACACAACTTTGAAGAAGTGAGAAAAGTGAAGAAAAGATTCAAAGCTGCAGCTGAAGAGGCAGAAGATATCGTCGATGTCTTTCTATCCACTGTCCACTGTAGAAGTAACAGATTTTTCCCTAGATCTGATGTCTTTCAGCCCTCTCTCCACCTTGAGGTTGCTATGAGTTCAATCGAGTCTATCAAGAAAGAGTTCATGACTTTGAGCATCGATAACATGAAGATGGACTCTTCTCTGAGAACTGACAGACTGCAAACGCAATCTTCTGGAACTTCCCACACTAGAAATTCAAGGGGTTCGAAGAAATTATTGGAAAATGTCGTTGTGGGGTTTGATCGTGATGCTGAGATAATAAGGGACAAACTAGTTGAAGATGGAAAGCATCGGGATGTGGTCTCTATTGTTGGTATGGGTGGAATAGGTAAGACTACCCTTGCTAACAAAGTCTTCACTGATCCTTATGTTGTTTATCATTTTCACGTCCGTGGATGGGTCACTGTTTCACAAACATATGACAAGAGGGATCTGTTGATTCAAGTTCTGTCATCCATAGATGATCAATTAGAGCTTGAGAAAGCAACGGACTGTCAACTCCGTGCAATGTTGCACAAACACCTAATGGGTAAGAGATATTTGATTGTTATTGATGATATCTGGAGTATAGAGGCATGGGACAAATCGCAGTTGTTTTTCCCTGATGATAACACTGGAAGTCGAATTCTTCTTACGAGTCGCCTCACTGAAGTTGCTTCACACGCAAAATCACACGGACTCATTCATCAATTACAACATTTGACCGAAGAAGAAAGTTGGAAGTTGTTGTGTGAGAAGGCGTTCCAAGAAGATGAATGTCCTGAATGGTTGATTGAACCTGGAAAGCAAATTGCAAAAAACTGTCATGGATTGCCGCTTTCTGTGGTTGTGATGGCAGGGGTTCTAGCAAAAGAACCAAGGAGTGAAGATGTGTGGCTAAAAATTTCTTGCAGTTTCCATTCATACATTGCTAGTGACGAGAAAGGATGTCTTGAAACAATAGCATTAAGTTACCACCATCTACCTCCTCACTTGAGAGACTGCTTTCTCTATCTTGGAGGGTTTCCAGAAGACTACCCGATCTCCTCACCAAGGTTGCTTTGGTTATGGATGGCTGAGGGATTTATACAAGAAGATGGAAGTCAAAGCTTGAAGGAAATTGCAAACAGTTACCTGATGGATCTAGTTGACAGAAATCTTTTAATCATAAGCAAATGGT
This window encodes:
- the LOC111915290 gene encoding late blight resistance protein R1-A isoform X1, with the translated sequence MPKESAHKVFVEMHKREHEVSMSSTEVSTSFHRIQLSFKRGRNKMSYANIQMFMEKLKQLMYCNDIPVINNPSIICERPQFQILYEELDSTIQTIFNHEDQDLHNFEEVRKVKKRFKAAAEEAEDIVDVFLSTVHCRSNRFFPRSDVFQPSLHLEVAMSSIESIKKEFMTLSIDNMKMDSSLRTDRLQTQSSGTSHTRNSRGSKKLLENVVVGFDRDAEIIRDKLVEDGKHRDVVSIVGMGGIGKTTLANKVFTDPYVVYHFHVRGWVTVSQTYDKRDLLIQVLSSIDDQLELEKATDCQLRAMLHKHLMGKRYLIVIDDIWSIEAWDKSQLFFPDDNTGSRILLTSRLTEVASHAKSHGLIHQLQHLTEEESWKLLCEKAFQEDECPEWLIEPGKQIAKNCHGLPLSVVVMAGVLAKEPRSEDVWLKISCSFHSYIASDEKGCLETIALSYHHLPPHLRDCFLYLGGFPEDYPISSPRLLWLWMAEGFIQEDGSQSLKEIANSYLMDLVDRNLLIISKWYAWGDVRRCKVHDLVRQVCVEKGKEENFFLKIDSPPSNNLCEVITTYKKRRVVTNQEMHIMSPSLPTTPSVQSLLCFTRKTTLTDIISKFFPSFSLLRVLSLEKCRLLYFPPGLALLVHLRYLYIWLSSFPPSICTLWNLQTLIVKTSSSPMVLPSNISNLVNLRHLRCNADLYLPSVGKPLNLEFITKVELGDGVDNFKKCFPRIKELTSTLYSDKEKDFEVLHYLQILTLMGSVEREFRRGAPNLGKNHIRIGFPETLKVLTLVRCGLPWSDMSIIQSLPNLEALILEDNGFEGTLWETGEDQFQRLKVLRLKKLNIKQWKASSINFPCLERLRVVNCVHLEEIPLELGDISTLESIYILNCDASLLVSLQRIRNEQDDVGNYELKIKVDGRKMPSCVSKHDD
- the LOC111915290 gene encoding late blight resistance protein R1-A isoform X2, with amino-acid sequence MSYANIQMFMEKLKQLMYCNDIPVINNPSIICERPQFQILYEELDSTIQTIFNHEDQDLHNFEEVRKVKKRFKAAAEEAEDIVDVFLSTVHCRSNRFFPRSDVFQPSLHLEVAMSSIESIKKEFMTLSIDNMKMDSSLRTDRLQTQSSGTSHTRNSRGSKKLLENVVVGFDRDAEIIRDKLVEDGKHRDVVSIVGMGGIGKTTLANKVFTDPYVVYHFHVRGWVTVSQTYDKRDLLIQVLSSIDDQLELEKATDCQLRAMLHKHLMGKRYLIVIDDIWSIEAWDKSQLFFPDDNTGSRILLTSRLTEVASHAKSHGLIHQLQHLTEEESWKLLCEKAFQEDECPEWLIEPGKQIAKNCHGLPLSVVVMAGVLAKEPRSEDVWLKISCSFHSYIASDEKGCLETIALSYHHLPPHLRDCFLYLGGFPEDYPISSPRLLWLWMAEGFIQEDGSQSLKEIANSYLMDLVDRNLLIISKWYAWGDVRRCKVHDLVRQVCVEKGKEENFFLKIDSPPSNNLCEVITTYKKRRVVTNQEMHIMSPSLPTTPSVQSLLCFTRKTTLTDIISKFFPSFSLLRVLSLEKCRLLYFPPGLALLVHLRYLYIWLSSFPPSICTLWNLQTLIVKTSSSPMVLPSNISNLVNLRHLRCNADLYLPSVGKPLNLEFITKVELGDGVDNFKKCFPRIKELTSTLYSDKEKDFEVLHYLQILTLMGSVEREFRRGAPNLGKNHIRIGFPETLKVLTLVRCGLPWSDMSIIQSLPNLEALILEDNGFEGTLWETGEDQFQRLKVLRLKKLNIKQWKASSINFPCLERLRVVNCVHLEEIPLELGDISTLESIYILNCDASLLVSLQRIRNEQDDVGNYELKIKVDGRKMPSCVSKHDD